The Claveliimonas bilis genome window below encodes:
- a CDS encoding CvpA family protein, with product MKTSRKVLLGMIVLILAGIYYYVALPAINIHSSDVWFFALFLLAVLAVAYAVRKRLGRTELKQSRVMKIFGILILIIGVVYLAGTLLSSPIINAKKYQSLLKVEEREFTKDIEEVSFDKIPLLDKDSAEILGDRKMGSMVDMVSQFEADNIYSQINYQDRPVRVSPLKYASPIKWLTNQSEGIPAYIMIDMTNQNTELVKLEEGIKYSTSEYFNRNIYRHLRFAHPTYIYGELSFEIDDEGVPYWIAPVKKFNIGLFGGETVGKVVLCNAITGETTTYDVEDAPQWIDRAYSADLLVELFNYYGTLKHGFFNSILGQRDCLRATEGYNYLALDDDVWMYTGVTSVNGDQSNVGFVLANQRTMETRYYEVEGATEAAAMASAEGQVQNLKYTATFPMLLNVADEPTYFIALKDDAGLVKKYALVNIQKYQIVAVGDSVNECEESYRNLLVKNGITKEEEDTRQEKSISGKITKIAQGVVDGNSHYYIMLDSSDQIFDVSVVDHIDIIRYEEGQTITMEYKEDTPANTVTAIR from the coding sequence ATGAAAACAAGCAGAAAAGTATTGCTGGGGATGATTGTCCTGATCCTTGCAGGAATCTACTATTATGTAGCGCTCCCGGCAATTAATATCCACTCGTCGGACGTCTGGTTTTTTGCGCTGTTCCTTCTTGCTGTGCTTGCAGTTGCCTATGCAGTAAGAAAACGGTTGGGAAGAACAGAACTGAAGCAGTCCAGAGTCATGAAAATTTTCGGGATTTTGATCCTGATTATCGGAGTGGTTTATCTGGCAGGGACACTCCTGTCCTCACCTATTATTAATGCGAAAAAATATCAAAGTCTTTTAAAGGTAGAGGAACGAGAATTTACAAAAGATATCGAAGAAGTTTCTTTTGACAAAATACCGCTTCTTGATAAGGATTCTGCTGAAATTCTCGGCGACAGAAAAATGGGAAGCATGGTGGACATGGTATCACAGTTTGAGGCAGATAATATCTACAGTCAGATCAACTACCAGGACAGACCGGTGAGGGTATCTCCTCTGAAATATGCAAGTCCCATTAAGTGGCTGACAAATCAGTCGGAAGGAATACCGGCCTATATCATGATCGATATGACGAATCAAAATACAGAGCTGGTTAAATTGGAGGAAGGTATCAAATATTCCACAAGCGAATACTTTAACAGGAATATATACCGTCATTTGAGGTTTGCTCATCCGACCTATATTTACGGGGAACTGAGCTTTGAAATTGATGATGAAGGAGTTCCATATTGGATCGCTCCGGTGAAAAAATTTAATATTGGATTATTTGGAGGAGAAACAGTAGGAAAGGTCGTACTCTGTAATGCAATTACAGGGGAAACGACAACCTATGATGTGGAAGATGCGCCACAGTGGATTGACCGTGCCTATTCCGCAGATCTTCTGGTGGAACTGTTCAATTATTACGGTACGTTGAAGCATGGATTCTTCAATAGTATTTTAGGGCAGAGGGATTGTCTGCGGGCTACAGAAGGATATAATTATCTGGCTCTGGATGATGATGTGTGGATGTATACCGGCGTGACCTCAGTAAATGGAGATCAGTCCAATGTAGGATTCGTTCTGGCAAACCAGAGGACAATGGAAACAAGGTACTATGAAGTGGAAGGTGCAACAGAGGCAGCGGCCATGGCGTCTGCCGAAGGGCAGGTGCAGAATCTGAAATACACGGCCACTTTTCCGATGCTGCTTAATGTGGCAGATGAACCGACATATTTTATCGCACTGAAAGATGATGCCGGGCTGGTAAAAAAATATGCCCTTGTCAATATTCAGAAATATCAGATTGTGGCAGTGGGAGACAGTGTAAATGAATGTGAGGAAAGCTACAGAAATCTCCTTGTGAAAAATGGAATTACAAAAGAAGAAGAGGATACCCGGCAGGAAAAGAGCATAAGCGGCAAGATTACGAAAATTGCTCAAGGTGTCGTGGATGGAAATTCTCACTACTATATTATGCTTGACAGTTCAGACCAGATTTTTGATGTATCGGTAGTGGATCATATCGACATCATTCGATATGAAGAAGGACAGACAATTACAATGGAGTATAAAGAAGATACTCCTGCCAATACGGTAACGGCTATCCGTTAG